The following is a genomic window from Labeo rohita strain BAU-BD-2019 chromosome 15, IGBB_LRoh.1.0, whole genome shotgun sequence.
ATTAAATCGTTAAAATAGGGCCCTTGGTGTccatttcttttggaaactgcagtgatatgtactagTGActggtaaatattttgcatcttgtgaaaaagttcctacatgtacgttttcgtcatgagatcaggtagcacAAAACAGccacctctttttactttgagatcgttctgaggttaaaggagaagtccactttcagaacaacaatttacagataatgtactcatccccttggcatccaagatgttcatgtctttctttcttcagtttttttttttttttttcaggatttttctcgatataatggactgctatggtgccctgagtttgaacttccaaaatgcagtttaaatgcggcttcaaatgatcccaaatgtggttgtaaatgatcccagccaaggaagaagggtcttatctagtgaaatgatcagttattttcattaaaaaaataaaataaaaatactttttaatctcaaacactcatcttgtctttctgaactctttgtattctggttcaagacagttagggtatgtcgaaaaactccaatcgtattttctccctcaacttcaaaaatcatttcaaaatcatcctacatcgctgcaaaatTACCGACCcaatctttgcaaagtgaacatgcaaagaaaatcaaacacccttcacaaaaaaggtaaaacagcgacaacgattttgaagttgagggagaacatgagatgggagtttttcgacataccctaactgtcatgaactggggAAAAAGaacagaggtcgggaagagcaagacaagacaagtgtttgacagtaaaaagtatataaattgtattatttttatgaaaataaccgatccttttactagataagacccttcttcctcgtttacaactgcatttgcgatcatttgaagccgcatttaaactgcattttggcagttcaaaatcggggcaccatataagtccattatatggaaacaAATCTtgaaatgatttcctcaaaaaactgatattttcatATCAGTATCTGTAACCGATTACGGTTACATTTACTGTGTAATTACGTAATGTTGTTACTCCTAAACCTTGTCCATACCACATTTTTATAAGTATAAAGAACATAAGGTTTTGCTGTTatgaatgtaatgtaatgtaatgatgATCTTCCTTTCATGTTTTAGGCAAATTGTTGGCTCCAGAGTTTGACCTGTCTTCCTCCCCTAATACAGTGAAGGTTAAGATTTACAGAAAGCCGTTTCTCGAAATGCTTTATGAATATGGACCAAgttattctgtcattctgtatCCAAAAGGACATGAGAATCAGGTTGGTTTTTTAGTGGACTAGtccaaaaatgtttgttgacaGAGTGAAGTGTTTTACTGCATGTCATTGCAATCTCTAAAGCTTTGTTTTCTCTGATGTAGGCTTTAGTaagagatgatgatgatgatgatggagaGGTGGAGTTCACTTCATTATCAACATGGCAGGAGTATTGTGTCCGTGTGAAAGTGGAGATGATATCTGATAATGTGAGCAACACCTCACTAGCACGCTGCATATATCCATCAGCAGGTACTGTAAATCAccaattgtttttatataatgcCAACAAAATGaattagtattcatttaataaGTATGTAGCAGAAAATAAACTTCAGGGTGATTCAAGACCCTTCTTTGTGTTTGGGTTTATTATTGCTTATGTATGTtcctaaaattattattattattaatattattatttcgtgAAATTGTAATCACTTTCCCTTGTTTGTCAGATTCGTCCCTGGTGATTTCCATAGCTGTTATTGGTGTAGTTGGAGTCACGTCCTTCTTCATGTTCGCAGTCTGTTTCTTCTTGAGGAGGCCTGGCAAAATGCCTGCTGTTCTGGTGAGTCAACTTggggattttaaaataaatgcagtttcatcAAAACTAAAAGTGTTTAAGCAAGCCAGTTTCGGAGTCttaaaaaaggaataaagcGTAAGAAGAAAAGATCAGCACTGACCCTTGTCATAAGTGTCACTTCTCCTTTCGAGGAACAGAAAAGGGAAATGCTGGGGATTTTTTACATCTTATGTATATATCATCTCAGTGAAGTTTGGGTCTATATGATAACACAATTCCATTCAGAATGAAACTGTTTTAACACTTTGGggttgtcaaataaataaatacatgatatATGTGTATACAGTAGGTGTATGgggatttttaaatgtgtttttcaaaaaagtgcTCATCAAggcagtaaaaactgtaatattgtgaaatagtttactatttaaaataaccatttgaatatcttttaaaatataatttttcccGTGATGACAGAGCTGTATTTTAAGCagccattactgcagtcttcagtgtcacgtgatctatcagaaataattttaatattctaatttgatgctcaagaaatattttattattagttatttttagtgttatttttaatacattttatttcattatattttaatttttttatttaattttatttaatttaattttattatttatttatttattttgcagagatgatgatagattttatttattttttattattattattttattttgttttattcaagaTTCTTTAATTAATAGATATGTAATTTAACGCATCCCTgctgaataataatttaattagtagtgttattttatttatttttttgcagagataataaaacatgtattttattttattttattcaggattatttattgaatataaaggcaatttaatgcatccttgctaaataataatgatttaattagttatttttaatgttaaatatttttgagacaatgatacatttattttattttattatttatttattttattttattgattaatgaatagaaagtcaatttaatgcatccttgctgaataattaTACATGAATTAGTTATTATTAgtggttttttgtttgtttttgtttgtttgtttttgcagagACAatgatgaattattttattttattttactttcaagattctttaatgaacagaaagtcaatttaatgcatccctgctgattaataataatattttgattagctattattagttttaaaatatatttttggagacaatgacacttttttattattttattttattattaaaataatattttgttgttgttgttttattttaattttttttattttattattttattttcagaattctATAATGagtcaatttaatacatccctgctgaataataataatttcctccacaatcaatcaatcaatcttgctgaacccaaaaatgtaattttatttttaatattcaattGTTATTTTCATCAGAAATCTGCTGTGAATGGATGGAACCCTATGAACGTAGGACTGATCCAAGTAGAAACCGTCACTGACAAGGGATGGCTTTTGACTAGCAACAAAATGGCAGGAAAGAGCAAAGCATTTGACGAGAGCAAGGACCTTTTGGAGGAAGACAATGAGAGAAGAGAGAGTACAGACAGCGGAGTGAGTGTCGGCCAGCAGCATTCGATTAAGAACCAAGGCACAGAGGAACAAACAGGACAGGAAGACAGTGGCTGTGGCAGTCTGACCGGCACCGAGGACAGTCTCAGCAGTGGAAGAAGAAGCCTGGAAGAGCTCCCTTTCCTAGACGGTGGAATAAACAGCAGCagtgaaagtgaaagaaaaGAAGACAGTGGCTTGGGAATGGGAAACCAGGAAGCATCCGACAATCTCAGTGGAATGGACGGTGACCTCCTGTCTGAGATAGTAGTTGGGGATGGATATCGCAGTCAGAGTCCTTCAGCTGATACTGAAAGTGAAGCCACCCTCCCATGTGAGGCAGTGGCTAGCAGTGGCTATCGGTCTGGTCATGTGACGTGCTTGTGCTCTGACGTTGAGACTTGCATGTGGTGCAAAACCAGGAAGCTCCTAACAGACAGTGATTCATTGTCTCATGAGCAAACCAGCTGTACTTTCACAACCAGTAATGACAATGACAAGCCAAGCTATTTGAAAAAATCTCCCTTACAGTCCGTTAATGTATTGGGACGGGAAGATTTGTCCGAGGACTGTGACGAGTCATCGCTTTTTATCACCTGTCCACTACTTCTGCAAGAACCTTGCCAGCTTGACACATTGTCTCTTAAATTAGGAGACGTAGAACTGACATTTACATGAGATatgagacttttttttgtgattgtgaAACCACTGAACAAAGCATATCTCCTCATGCTGTTTGTCCAGCAGATGCTTCTTTCTCATTTAGAGCAACAGCAGAGAGATGCTTAAATGGCTGTGTCGCTGACACCGGCCCGACAGAAGTGGGACTGCCCCTCTGTGCCTTCCTGCATGCACTGGGTCATCATTTTGCCAAAATGCTGACCAGAGAGGAGATATCCAAGCGTCTACTTGAGTGATCAAGAGTGAGATACCATCAGAATATTATGACTATGATGCTGAGACACTGCTAATTCTCAGTGTCTAATCTCATGTATCTCACCCACCTTTGTTACTTGTGACTTGATTATGTTCTtctaagaactgttcactgaaaagtTCTTTTGAGAACCCAGAATAGTTCTTCTATGACATCAATGCTAAAACACCCTGTTGGAACCTTTAGATTTAAGAGTGTAGGGtgaaggacatttttaaatatctaaagatCTCCCCCCACCCACCCACTATAAAGaatattttgtgaaatgaaaaaattCTTTATTAGCATTGATGGTTCCAAGAAGagcctttaacatccatgtaaTCTTTCTACTGCACAAAAGGTTGTTTATAGTGAAAAAGGTTATTTGTTCTTCTTAAAACGGttaactgaaaggttctttggagaacccaaaatggttcttgTATGACATCACTGCTAAACAGCCTTTTGGAATCTTCAGACTAAAGATTGTActatgaagaacattttaaatatctaaagaacttctttattggcattgatggttccaaaaagaacctttaacatcagTGGAATCTTTCTACTGCACTAAAGGTTGTTTATAGTGAAAAAAAGGTTCATTGAAAAGTTCTTTGGAaaacccaaaatggttcttctatgacatcacTGCTAATCTAAGAGTGTagtatgaaaaacattttaaatatctaaagaacctttttttccactataaagaatctTTTGCGGAATGGAAAGGTTTTGTAGATGCTAAAGGCTCATCAAAGAACCATCAATGCCAGTAAATAAcctatacatacacatttttgcACATATATTGTacgtatttacattttatgtatgtacTGACTTTTTTGATATGCTGAATATTGAATTGTGTTGTGCTGTCTGAATGTGACTGAATGATGGAAAcagtgttaataaaaaaaaaaaaaaaaaaaaaaaaaaaaaaactatatttttacgTTATGGAAAAAGGTGCATTCCTATATATAAGTCACCGATATGGTGATTAGTGTTTAAGTTGCgttatattttgttgttgttgttgtttgttttgtttagtttttgtttgtttgtgtttttttttttttttatttactttagtgTCAAACAGGCAGGTGATCAAACATGACACACatagtttaaaatgaaaatacagatCAGATGCTTTATATGACACATGTGATTCTGCAAGTCACCAAAAAGAACATACGCAAATTACGAGACAAGAATATACTGCATGAAATTCcgatttaataatatataaacaaatactaATGACACAGGAAAAACCAGCACTTCCTTTAGTGGAAACCCATGAAAACATGTGACTCTTTGCATATTAAAAAGACAGGATATGCTTGTGATTTCCTCTAGCAGAATACAAGTATTTCACAGCTAATGCTAACCACAtcacttctttaaaacaaattgaactatgaaaaaaaaaaaaaaaagctgtggcaAATCCATGAGCAATTTACCCTCATAAAGTACTGGATATAAGCACATCTTCCGAAGCAAGATCTTGTGCAAACCCATTACTCAATATTTCCATTCAGTCACTGCGCTATATGACGAAACAGGCAGAGAGAGCGGATGAGAATAGCAGAGTGAAACTCAGCCGCAATCATTGACCTCCATCTTCAGATAGGGAAGGAAACAAAAAGTACTTTACCACATTAGATTCAACACATAGTCACAAGCTTACAGGCTCTATGTATAATACAACTGAAAACATGTTGATTTGGGGACAGATGATTACAGCGATTCCACATGGTGGAAATATCTGAAAACTTTTTAGAGAAGTGTGCGTACTGCTTTATAAATTGTTCTTGGCACTGTAGTAATTatcagatctttttttttttttttttcaaagaaaagcCTCAATCTGATAAAGACTGTAATACAGCATAAGGATTGATCTGAATACTTGCTTTCTCCGAAGAGTCTGGTGTTTACAGTCATTTGTAGAATGGCAGGTCCCTTTGCTTCTCATCTCAATAGCAAATCGACTGCTCAGAGAAACCACACAACTTCATCTGATACAGAACACAATGACAACATTTATATTCATCTAACACTCCATCATTAGATTTTGCATGCTCAATTCTGAAAGCGTCAGGCTGATGCATAGCGAAAACAGTTCACTTTCTGCACTGCAGACCAACACAGCACTGAAATATAGTCTAAGTTTTTGGAGCTGCATGTACACATTAAAACCCTCCtcattaaagtaaatatataattgaaaaaaaattccGGAGgagtattaaaaattaatcagtTAAATGCCTGGTTTGGTAAAGTGATCAGCCCCTTAGGGTGTACTATTATAAACTTGCTCAGGTGCAAGCAATCAACTTCCAGATTAAACACCAGGCTAACTGCCCCACCTGACATCAATAGTAGTGGTGCTGATTACTTGTAAAGTGGTGAAGATTCTACTGTTAGTAGTGCATTGTACAGCAAAGAATTCACCATGACTGGGAAAGTGCAACTCCAAGATAAATTTGTAGAAAGGCACAAGTTAGGagaagacaaaaacattttaaaggcttTAGCTGTCTCTCGAAGTACTGTTCAGAGCACTGTTCAGAGCATCATTAAGAAGTGGAAAGCATATGGCACCACCAGCACATTGCACAGATCAGGCTATCCATCCAAAGTATATGACAGAACCAGGAGGACATTGATAAGAGATTCTACCAGGAGGCCAAAGGCAACTTTGAAGGACTTACAAGGCTTTATGGCTGGGTCTGGTCAGTCTGTGCATGGGACAACTGTCTTCCAAGCATTACACAAAGCTGCCCTGTATGGCAGGGTGTCACAAAAGAAGCCTTTCTTGTTTGTgctatgcaaaaacacatttggaaGAGACTCATATCTTCTGGCAATGGTCTTCTGCTATGATCTGATGTGACCAAAATTGACCTTTTTGGACTGAACTCCAAGCGCTATATTTGGCGAAAAGCAAACACAGCacaccacccaaaacacaccaTACCTACTATGAAGTATGATGGTGGCAGCATTATGTTGtgggggtgtttctcttcaactAGCACTGGGCAATTGGTCAGGATTGAAGGGAAAATGGATGTTGCCAAGGACATCCCAATTCTTGAGGAAAACCTGTGTCCCTCTGCTAGAGAGCTGAAGATGGGCATGTCATTCACCTTCCAACACGGCAATGACCCTAAACATACTGCCAAAACAACAACGAAATGGCTTAAGGATACGGAGGTGAATGTCATTGAGTGGCCAAGTCACAGCCCTGACTTAAAtccaatttgaaaatctgtggaTGGATTTGAAGAGAACAGTCCGTTGCCACTTACCACAGAATATGACTGAATTTGAGCAATTCTGGAAAGAAGAATGGGGAAATATTTCCCAAAAAAGGTGTGCAAAGCTAGTACAGACATATCCAAAAAGACTGATGGCTGTAATTAAATCAAAAGGTGGCTCTACGAAGTGACTGatgactttttattaatttgcagaactgctgtttttttctttcattggtTTGATGTTCTAAgaccaaaattgtaaataaagctgGAAATTTGGAATGGGGTTTGATTTCAGGCTGTATGACAAATACAGGGGTATGATGATTTTCTATAGGCACTGGATAATTATTGACAAACAAATAACAGAAAATACTCTGAAATTATTCTCTCATGACACTCTCATATACTCATTATTCAACACTCATGATTtccaaaataactttaaaatgccTCTAAATAtgatttagaaatcattttatctAAAAAAGATTGCCCTTTGTACAGTTGCGTTCTTACTGTACCAATCAACTTAACACATTCAGTTGAAGATCTTCAAAGCAACTGAAACAAGCCAAAGATAGAACACAGGAAGTGCTTTACAATGTACTGCCTGTCTTCTATCTTTGACACCACAGCTCTAAACTCAATAAGCCAATCTGTTATGAAAAAATCCATCTGTGATAttatataagaatatatattatacatgcAATTTAAAGCAGTTCTAGATGTATAGCATGTTACTTTTACTGCTTCACATGTAAATCCAACTAcccaaatggagaaaaaacgaagagcagaaaaaaatagaacTAAGATCTTAATCAGATCTAAAAAGAACTTGATCTCTGGAAATTCTACACTAGCAGAAATCCTAATCTTTTCATCTGGTAACCTCCACACATTGCATTTGTTTATCATTGTCACCCTTTGAAGAAAAGATGCCTACAGGTTAGAAGAAAATGGGAAAATCATGGAGTTTTTGTGGGTAAAGTTGACATCTTACTCCTCCATGTGCGAATAACTGCTATCAGCTTAGTCATGACTGCGGTTTCCCGGCGTCTTTGCCGCCCTCACAGATACTATCTGCCACACATAACCGACACAGAACGGAGAGATTTTGCGTGTATCATCTCAGGGTTTGCCCCATCCTAATATTTAGACAGCAGATGACATCCTACTGCTCTTATCAACTTTAAATAAGTCAACAAAGTAGCAAACCATGAAGTTAAACTTCAGCTGGACAGTGTAAGCTTTTTCAAgattcaaaaagtcaaaatgttttgacgTCTACATGGACTGATGCAGGGCTCGTGCTGAGTACtagacaggaagtgagtgggaAGGGCTGATGAAGAATGTGGTTTTCTTAAGGTGTAGATTCTCagtagttctgagaaaaaaaaaagttaattgtagAACGCAATTGCTCAATGCTTAAATATCACAGTAATTTCCCCCAGTTCACTAAAACTTATCAGACCATCATCTATTTAACCCTATTGTTCACACAGGCAAATAgggtgatagttcacccaaaaatgaaaatcactccatgatttactcaccctcaagcctcCTAGatctatatgactttcttctttcagatgactacaatcagagttatattaaaaaatgtcttggctcttccaagctttataatggcagtgagtGACTTTTGATTTTCAATAGTCCaattgaagtccaataaagtgcattcatccatcataaaaagtactcaacattgctctggggggttaataaggTCCTTTTGAAgaaaatcaatgtgtttttgtaagaaaaatatccatatataAAACTCTAGCTTCCGGAAACTGTTGTACGTGCATTCACCACTAACTGTCATAGGCACGTTCAccgctaactgtcatacgtGCATTCACCAAAGCGTGGTGCTCAAGTGGATGATGTAGGACATGAAATCgcagtggagagagcaaaacaaaacaccgctcataaattacaaatacaaagcaaggatttgtaaaaaaaaaaaaaaaaaaaaatgttataagatttcgatataagccaagaggagactggttttactttgatgtaaacaacacttgATTCTTGTGAGACTAGTatattctcactggagcttacactaagcctacatcctacatcatctgctggaacgccactttctcgtaaacatgcatttaacagttagcggaagctattacgatttataaagttttaaaggggtcattggatgtccattttccacaagttgatacgattctttagggtcttaatgaaaagtctataatatactttgttaaaaattctcaatggttgtgtaaaacaacactctttttaccttgtcaaaatgagctctgcaaaaatcatcccattctgagggattgttcctttaaatgcaaatgagctctgcttgccccacccctctctactctctgtggactGATGAGCTGCTCTAAGAGATTGTTtcctttagctgcatttagcgcgtttagccacgaaacttgctaactagcacattattaggaaaagtgattgcagagattcataaaaaaaacccttatactcacttctgctgtaggtgaagctggatcacaaatgatttgcgtgaacatagacgcatttatgtagatca
Proteins encoded in this region:
- the il10ra gene encoding interleukin-10 receptor subunit alpha — its product is MDWTSWISLVMLINIPGYIAAEEMELNMTLDIWEGNVTVLWDPPKGAPVKAYYQVQQASYFQPKEWEIVPECNLTTEARCELGNFFNKNMKIKIGLLKENGNFSWSAGRRIRLLGSKLLAPEFDLSSSPNTVKVKIYRKPFLEMLYEYGPSYSVILYPKGHENQALVRDDDDDDGEVEFTSLSTWQEYCVRVKVEMISDNVSNTSLARCIYPSADSSLVISIAVIGVVGVTSFFMFAVCFFLRRPGKMPAVLKSAVNGWNPMNVGLIQVETVTDKGWLLTSNKMAGKSKAFDESKDLLEEDNERRESTDSGVSVGQQHSIKNQGTEEQTGQEDSGCGSLTGTEDSLSSGRRSLEELPFLDGGINSSSESERKEDSGLGMGNQEASDNLSGMDGDLLSEIVVGDGYRSQSPSADTESEATLPCEAVASSGYRSGHVTCLCSDVETCMWCKTRKLLTDSDSLSHEQTSCTFTTSNDNDKPSYLKKSPLQSVNVLGREDLSEDCDESSLFITCPLLLQEPCQLDTLSLKLGDVELTFT